Within the Flexivirga oryzae genome, the region CGTTGCTCTGGCAGTCCTTCAGCTTGCCGGGCATCGCCGCGGTGTCCAGCAGCCCCTTGCGTCGGGTGGCCTCGCGCGCCTTGCGGGCCGCCATCCGGGCCGCGGCCGACTGGATGGCCTTGCGCACGATCCCCTGGCCCTCCCGGGGATGCTGCTGCAGCCAGTGGTCGAACTCGTCACGCACGGCGGACTGCACGAAGCCCTTGACCTCGGAGTTGCCGAGCTTGGTCTTGGTCTGGCCCTCGAACTGCGGCTCACCCAGCTTGACCGAGACGACCGCGGTCAGCCCCTCACGGATGTCGTCACCGGTGAGGTTGTCGTCCTTGTCCTTCAGCAGCTTCTGGTTGCGGGCGAAGGTGTTGACCAGCGAGGTCAGTGCCGCCCGGAAACCCTCCTCGTGGGTGCCGCCCTCGTGGGTGTTGATCGTGTTGGCGTAGGTGTGCACGGACTCGCTGTATGCCGTGGTCCACTGCATCGCGACCTCCACCGACAGCAGCCGCTCACCGTCCTCGTGCTCGAACGCGATGATGTCGTCGTGCACCGGCTCGCTGCGCTTGGAGGCGTTGAGGTGCTTGACGTAGTCGATCAGCCCGTCGTCATACCGGTAGGTGACGGTGCGGGGCTTGCCGGAGGCGTCCTCGACCTCGTCCTGGGCGCTGGCGCCCGCGGCCGCTTCGTCCTCGGCACCCTCGTCGACCTGCTGGGCGCGCTCGTCGGTGAGCGTGATGGCCAGGCCCTTGTTGAGGAAGGCGTACTGCTGGAAGCGGGACCGGATGGTCTCGAAGTCGTAGTCGACCGTCTCGAAGATGTCCGGGTCGGCCCAGAAGGTGATCGTGGTGCCGTGATCGTCCTTGTCGGTCTCGCCGATGACCTCCAGCGGGCCGAGCGGCGCACCGTGGTCGAACTCCATGTAGTAGATCTTGCCGTCGCGCCGCACGTCGGCCGTCAGCTTGGTGGACAGCGCGTTGACCACGGACGAGCCGACGCCGTGCAGGCCGCCGGAGACCTTGTACCCGCCACCGCCGAACTTGCCGCCGGCGTGCAACTGGGTGAGCACCAGCTCGACGGTCGAGACGCCGTAGGCCTTGTTGATCTCGACGGGTATGCCGCGGGCGTGGTCGCGGACCCGGACGCCGCCGTCGGCGAGGATGGTGACCTCGATGTGGTCGCCGTACCCCGCCATCGCCTCGTCCACGGAGTTGTCGACGATCTCGGTGACCAGGTGGTGCAGGCCGCGGATGCCGGTGGACCCGATGTACATGCCCGGGCGCTTGCGGACGGCCTCGAGGCCCTCCAGCACCTGGATGTCGTCGGCGCCGTAGGTGGGGGCCCCGCCGTCGTCCTCTGCCGCGGCAGGCGGGATCACCGGCTGCTGCTCGTCGTCGGACGGATCGTGCGCAGGCGTGTCGGACACAGTGCTCCTTCAGAGGTGACGCGGGTGGACTCCGAGCGGGCACACGTGCGGCTCGCCGAGAGGCGAGCCGCAGGAGGGGGCGACGAAGCTCAGAATCTGTCTCCAAGCATACCCTGCCGGCATCGGAAAACCGCACGAGACGTGCCGTGAACGGCATTTTGCGGGCCGGAGCGCCCACTTCGCGAGTCCCTACACACGGCCCGGGCCACGAGCGCGTTCACGACGCGTTCAGCGACCGCTCACTTGTGCAGGACGTAGACGATGGCTCCGGTGTCCGTGGTGCAGGTGGCGTAGGAGTCCCCGTGGCAGCTGACGTTGTACTTGTCGTGGGTGGTCGGCGACTTGGCCCGGAAGGACGCGTTCCCGTCGCTGTCCTTCTTGGCGTTGTAGAGCGTCGCCACCACGGCGGCGAAACCGCAGGACGTCTTCGGCCCGGTGCCGTAACTGTCCGAGCCGGGGCAGGACGAGGCCGAGCCCGGCAGCGAGGTCGCGTAGTGCTGCGCCGAGCTGGACGAGGAACTGTGCGACTTCGACGACTTGGGTGATGGCGAGGACGACGCGCCCGAGGACTGCGTCGGAGTCGGTGTCGTGGTCTCGGTCACCGTTGCCGTCGGCGTGAACGCGCCCTGCGTCATCCGGCCGGTCGAGTTGTTCAGGATGAACGCGATGACCACCGCGACGATGGCGAGCGAGGCCACGATGACCGCGACCGGCGCCCACATCGTGCTCTTGCGCTGCGGTGGTTCCTGGTAATAGCCCGCGGGCGGGTAGTAACCCTGGCCGGCCGGCTCGTACTCGTCGTACTGCGGCTCCTGCGGCGGGCGCACGTATGGCGTGTGCTCGACCGCCTCGGTCTGCTCCGCGGGCGGGTACTCGTCGTACCGCGGTTGCTGGTGCGGTGGCCGGA harbors:
- the gyrB gene encoding DNA topoisomerase (ATP-hydrolyzing) subunit B: MSDTPAHDPSDDEQQPVIPPAAAEDDGGAPTYGADDIQVLEGLEAVRKRPGMYIGSTGIRGLHHLVTEIVDNSVDEAMAGYGDHIEVTILADGGVRVRDHARGIPVEINKAYGVSTVELVLTQLHAGGKFGGGGYKVSGGLHGVGSSVVNALSTKLTADVRRDGKIYYMEFDHGAPLGPLEVIGETDKDDHGTTITFWADPDIFETVDYDFETIRSRFQQYAFLNKGLAITLTDERAQQVDEGAEDEAAAGASAQDEVEDASGKPRTVTYRYDDGLIDYVKHLNASKRSEPVHDDIIAFEHEDGERLLSVEVAMQWTTAYSESVHTYANTINTHEGGTHEEGFRAALTSLVNTFARNQKLLKDKDDNLTGDDIREGLTAVVSVKLGEPQFEGQTKTKLGNSEVKGFVQSAVRDEFDHWLQQHPREGQGIVRKAIQSAAARMAARKAREATRRKGLLDTAAMPGKLKDCQSNDPTISEVFIVEGDSAGGSAVQGRNPFNQAILPIRGKILNVEKARIDKVLANNEVQSLISAFGTGIGEEFDIDKARYHKIVLMADADVDGMHIRTLLLTLLFRFMRPLIEAGYVYLAQPPLYRIKWTNREHEFAFSDKERDGLLKIGQAAGGRLPKENPYQRYKGLGEMNYQELWETTMDPEHRTLLQVTLDDAAAADEIFAVLMGEDVESRRGFIQRNAKDVRFLDI